GACGCATACGCTGGTCGGGAGGCTCGCCCGCGTGCCACGCTCCAGTGCCGGCAGAGTCAATCGAGATCCATGATGCGAGACCACGCTCCTCCACCATACGCCTCATGACAGCCTCTGCCAGCGGGCTGCGGCAGATGTTTCCAAGACAGACAAACAGGAGTCGAATGCCGACGTCGTGTTCCATGGGCTCAACGGACGAAGCGTGGTACAGACCTCATTTCAACGGAGCAGGTGGAAGCGTAGTTCGCGCCTGCACCGTGACGTCCCGATGAAGAATCGTGCGTACATTCGATGGGGAGATGGCCTCGTTCAACGGACTCTACATGGAATCAGATCAAAGCCAGCGTCGTGAGACTCTGACGGTTACCGATCTCGTGCGATCGGTCCGAAGCACACTCCAAGCGACCTACGGGCTCGTACTGGTCACCGGTGAAATCTCGAACTTCAAGAGACCGGCCTCCGGCCACTGCTACTTCACGCTGAAGGACGCCAACGCACAACTGCGGTGCGTGCTGTTTCGCAGTGATGCCGCTCGACTCAACTTTGCGCCGCAGGATGGCATGCAGGTGGTGGTGTCGGCGCGGTTAGACATATACGAGGCTCGGGGCGACTTGCAGCTGCGAGCGATTTCCATCAAATCTGCCGGCGAGGGAGCCCTTCAGAAGGCGTTCGAGCAACTCAAGATGAAGCTCGAGGCCGAGGGTCTGTTCGACGCCCGGCACAAGAAGCCGATTCCCGCCTTTCCGAAGTGCGTCGGTGTCGTAACGTCGGCGACGGGTGCTGCACTGCATGATATCATGACCATCATCCGGCGCCGATACCCGGTGGTGCAGGTGGTCGTCGCACCGGTTCCGGTGCAGGGCGTGGAGGCCGCGCACCAGATTGCCAACACCATACGTGCGCTTGACAGCCTGGCTGCCAACGACGCCATGCGGCCCGATGTGATGATCGTCGGCCGCGGCGGAGGTTCGGCAGAGGACCTGTGGAGCTTCAACGAGGAAAGCGTAGCCCGCGCCATACACACTTGCACGATTCCGATCATCAGCGCGGTCGGACATGAGACAGATTTCTCGATAGCCGATTTTGTATCCGACGTCAGAGCAGCCACGCCGTCGATGGCGGCCGAGATTGCCGTACCCGACCGATTCGCTCTCACGCAATCCATGGCGAGTGTGATTTCCGGGGCAGAATCACATGTGCGCAGACTGATCACCATGAGTCGAAGAAGGCTGCACCATCTGGTCAGGTCACGTGGTTTTAACGCTCCGCAACTGCGAGTAGAGCAGCAGTACCAACGAGCGGACGATTTGCTGGATCGCATGAGGGTGCTTCAGAAGCACCGAATCACCACGACGGCGAACCGGGTGACGTCGCTGGTCCGCCAATTGGATGCGCTGGACCCGCGAAAGACGCTCGAACGAGGCTATGTTCGGGTCGAGCGCGATGGTCGGCCCGTTCGACGGGGAAAGGAATTGGAGAAGGACTGCGAGGTCTTGCTGCACTTTGCCGATACATCCCGCACGGCCAGGATCAGTCGATAGGCGCAACAAAAGCGGCAAGATTGCGTTTCTGAGCCAAATTGTTGATAAAGTTCGTTTTGGAGATACAGACCGTTACTGTAATATCAGCAGGGCAAATGTTTTGTATTCCGCACTCGGTTTGCAACATTCCATAGCACGATAGCACCTCTGGTCCCACACGATGGCGCAAATCGACCCAGCAGACGTACATGTCGAGCCAAAGGAAATAAGCCTCGAGCTCGTTCCGCAGTCCCGTGTCGAGATTATTGACATCAGCCAGCAGGTGAATGACCGGAGCGAGGACTTTGGTGCTTACGAGAAGGCCGTCTACTGCTCGCATCACACGACCGCGGGCTTTCTCGATCAGAACTTTCAGTCACGTCTGAATCATTCCGCAGATTCGGTTGAGACGTTCGTTACGGCGTTCCAGAAGATCTTTCCGCCCGATGCCGACTACCGGCATGACAGGATGGAGCTGCGGGACGAGTTGACTGACGAGCAGAAGGAGGTCGAACCCCGCAACGCAGACTCGCACCTCACCTACATCAGCGCCGGGCTGCAGAGTTGCGTCACCTATGCCAATGACCCGCAACGGCCCGTCTACTTTGTGGAGCTCGACGGTATCAACGGCAAATTTCATCGTACGCGCCGCGCCACCATCATCGGTTACAACCGGGACGAACTGGTCAACCAGCTCGAGGTCTCTATCCCGGTATCGCATCACCCGATGGACTCCATAAATTTGAGGGATGCCCGAATCGGCGTCTTCGATCTGCTCGAGGAATTGCTCCAGGAGTACGGTATCAAAAAGGGTCGGATCGACCTCTCGCTGGCGAACGATGAGATGAACGCGGGTCTCACCGTCAACGAGTACGAGACGCTCCTGATGAGCCACGACTTGATCGAAGTTCTTCGTGACCCAATGCGCTACATGGCGCAGAAGGGATATCACATGATCAA
This DNA window, taken from Rhodothermales bacterium, encodes the following:
- the xseA gene encoding exodeoxyribonuclease VII large subunit, with the translated sequence MRTFDGEMASFNGLYMESDQSQRRETLTVTDLVRSVRSTLQATYGLVLVTGEISNFKRPASGHCYFTLKDANAQLRCVLFRSDAARLNFAPQDGMQVVVSARLDIYEARGDLQLRAISIKSAGEGALQKAFEQLKMKLEAEGLFDARHKKPIPAFPKCVGVVTSATGAALHDIMTIIRRRYPVVQVVVAPVPVQGVEAAHQIANTIRALDSLAANDAMRPDVMIVGRGGGSAEDLWSFNEESVARAIHTCTIPIISAVGHETDFSIADFVSDVRAATPSMAAEIAVPDRFALTQSMASVISGAESHVRRLITMSRRRLHHLVRSRGFNAPQLRVEQQYQRADDLLDRMRVLQKHRITTTANRVTSLVRQLDALDPRKTLERGYVRVERDGRPVRRGKELEKDCEVLLHFADTSRTARISR